One window from the genome of Magnolia sinica isolate HGM2019 chromosome 4, MsV1, whole genome shotgun sequence encodes:
- the LOC131244238 gene encoding pentatricopeptide repeat-containing protein At3g24000, mitochondrial-like — MRMKMKNLGIKKDPICSWIEVGNTVHTFVADDDFHPQIEEINLALKKLIEQIQEAGYVNHLNLTFSCDGIEEGRQSYHSEKLALTFGLISTPSEKAIGIMKNLQVCSDCHSTMKYVSQISGHEIIVRDVCQFHHFRDGKRSCGDYW, encoded by the coding sequence ATGAGAATGAAAATGAAGAACTTGGGCATCAAGAAAGATCCAATTTGCAGTTGGATTGAAGTAGGCAACACAGTTCATACGTTTGTAGCAGATGATGATTTCCATCCACAAATCGAGGAAATAAATCTCGCATTGAAGAAATTGATCGAACAAATCCAAGAAGCTGGCTATGTAAACCATTTAAATCTAACATTTAGTTGTGATGGAATAGAGGAAGGGAGGCAGTCGTACCATAGTGAGAAGTTAGCGCTCACCTTTGGGCTTATCAGCACCCCTTCTGAGAAGGCAATCGGGATCATGAAAAACCTACAAGTTTGCAGTGATTGCCATTCTACCATGAAGTATGTTTCTCAGATTTCAGGCCATGAGATCATTGTAAGAGATGTTTGTCAGTTCCATCATTTTAGAGATGGGAAACGCTCTTGTGGAGATTACTGGTAA